One genomic segment of Bacteroidota bacterium includes these proteins:
- a CDS encoding uroporphyrinogen-III synthase has translation MRSPERSATSFSPKSVATKSAMVIPHRPEKNYASFISDDPKTKIKQILVAQPKPEGPRSAYFDLEAKYKVKFTFLPFVTVEGVSGKEFRKQRITLNEYSGIIFTSRNSIDHFFRICEELRVRMSQETKFFCTSEAIALYLQKYTQYRKRKVFFGDANNNKELRTLLMKHRDTTRFLYICAEMRKDEITSFMTANKFNYVEGVMYRTVPNLLKPLDISKFNMLILFSPTGIHSLYHSFPKFKQDKLKIAAYGTTTADAIISKELKFHVMAPLGRDTTIITALENYLKEANK, from the coding sequence GTGAGATCACCTGAAAGGAGCGCTACTTCTTTTTCCCCCAAGTCGGTTGCTACAAAATCGGCTATGGTAATTCCTCACCGACCGGAAAAAAACTACGCCAGTTTTATCTCCGACGACCCTAAGACCAAAATAAAACAGATTCTGGTAGCTCAACCAAAACCCGAAGGTCCGAGGTCGGCTTACTTTGATTTAGAAGCCAAGTACAAAGTTAAATTCACCTTCCTGCCTTTTGTAACTGTGGAGGGAGTGTCGGGAAAGGAATTCAGAAAACAAAGAATTACTTTAAACGAATACAGTGGAATTATTTTTACTAGCCGTAATTCGATTGACCATTTCTTTCGTATTTGTGAAGAGTTGCGGGTACGCATGAGTCAGGAAACAAAATTTTTCTGCACCTCCGAAGCCATTGCTCTTTATCTTCAGAAATACACGCAATACAGAAAGCGAAAAGTATTTTTCGGCGATGCCAACAATAATAAAGAGTTGCGCACCTTGTTGATGAAGCATCGGGACACCACTAGGTTCCTTTATATCTGCGCCGAAATGCGCAAGGATGAAATCACCAGCTTTATGACTGCCAATAAATTTAATTACGTAGAAGGCGTCATGTACCGGACGGTACCTAATCTCCTAAAGCCCTTGGATATTTCAAAATTCAACATGCTTATTTTGTTCAGTCCTACCGGTATTCATTCGCTCTATCATAGTTTTCCAAAATTTAAACAGGATAAACTAAAGATTGCCGCCTACGGAACTACTACTGCTGATGCTATCATAAGCAAAGAATTAAAATTTCATGTGATGGCTCCCCTCGGTAGGGACACTACTATAATTACAGCACTTGAAAATTATTTGAAAGAAGCGAATAAGTAA
- a CDS encoding squalene synthase: MVGDLLKSAHKPFEILAMLKVKFGDYAIKSNEEPLDVLALKQGDRDFCYSALNEVSRSFAIVIQQLPKELRDPVCIFYLVLRGLDSVEDDMTYPAEKRLALLREFYVKCDESGWKIEGVGDSKNYRILLSNFDKIIRVLKSLDKGYRDVILDICRKMGEGMADYAERKVVTLDDYDEYCYYVAGLVGIGLSSLFSASGLESDELKERTELSNSMGLLLQKTNISRDYYEDLSLGRAFWPKEIWGKYTSRLEELAKNPTSIESLACINELVTDALQYVSNCVVYLHMLRDPQIFRFCAIPQVMALATLAKIYNNPDVYTEVVKIRKGLAAKMMVYTNSMEVVHRTINTFVLEIEKKLDKQDPNHDKTQFLLEEIKKSLDAVRYSPRHIPPRKTIEETVLF, translated from the coding sequence ATGGTAGGAGACCTTTTAAAATCTGCACATAAGCCTTTTGAGATTCTGGCCATGCTCAAGGTCAAGTTTGGTGACTATGCTATCAAGAGCAATGAAGAGCCTTTGGATGTCTTGGCACTGAAGCAAGGTGATCGTGATTTTTGTTACTCAGCTTTGAATGAGGTTTCACGCTCTTTTGCCATCGTTATCCAGCAACTACCAAAAGAACTCCGCGATCCGGTTTGTATTTTCTATTTAGTGCTTCGCGGGTTAGATTCGGTGGAAGATGATATGACCTATCCGGCAGAGAAAAGATTAGCTCTGTTACGTGAATTCTATGTTAAGTGTGATGAATCCGGATGGAAAATAGAGGGGGTTGGTGATTCTAAAAACTATCGGATTCTGCTTTCAAATTTTGATAAAATCATCCGTGTGCTCAAATCCTTGGACAAAGGTTATCGCGATGTCATATTGGATATCTGCCGGAAGATGGGTGAAGGGATGGCGGACTATGCAGAGCGCAAAGTGGTTACGCTCGATGATTATGACGAATACTGCTATTATGTTGCGGGTTTGGTAGGAATTGGTTTGTCGAGTTTGTTTTCAGCCTCCGGCTTAGAATCAGACGAATTGAAAGAAAGAACAGAGTTGTCAAACTCTATGGGTCTATTGTTGCAGAAAACGAATATCTCTCGCGACTATTATGAAGACCTTAGCTTAGGACGTGCATTTTGGCCCAAAGAGATTTGGGGAAAATATACCAGTCGCTTGGAGGAACTGGCTAAAAACCCTACTTCAATTGAATCACTTGCCTGTATCAACGAATTAGTCACCGATGCCTTGCAATATGTTTCCAATTGTGTGGTTTATCTCCACATGTTGAGGGACCCTCAGATATTCCGTTTCTGTGCCATTCCACAAGTCATGGCCTTAGCAACGCTTGCCAAAATTTATAATAACCCAGACGTTTATACGGAAGTAGTAAAAATCAGAAAAGGATTGGCAGCTAAAATGATGGTCTATACAAATAGTATGGAAGTGGTACATCGCACCATCAACACCTTTGTTTTAGAAATTGAAAAGAAACTAGACAAACAGGATCCAAATCACGATAAGACTCAGTTTTTGTTGGAAGAGATAAAAAAATCTTTAGATGCGGTAAGATACTCGCCGCGCCACATTCCGCCTAGAAAGACGATTGAAGAAACCGTTTTGTTTTAA
- a CDS encoding cystathionine gamma-synthase — MKFGTKAIHAGLEPDPATGAIMTPIYQTTTFVQESPGKHKGYAYARGKNPTRVALEKNIAALEEGKHGLCFSSGMAATDAVMKLLRPGDEVITGDDLYGGSYRMFTKVFANYGIKFHFIDMTNLSKIRVQVNQNTKLIWVETPTNPTMQIIDIAGTAQIAKENKILLAVDNTFASPYLQNPLLLGADIVMHSVTKYLGGHSDVVMGALVMNDDKLYEQLAFIHNSCGATPGPMDSFLVLRGIKTLHLRMERHCYNGKIIAEYLKTHPKISKVYWPGFPDHPNHEIAKKQMKDFGGMISIVFKDTSIEETFRIASSFKVFALAESLGGVESLVNHPVTMTHASIPKEERERVGVVDNLLRLSVGVEDVEDLLEDLKQALG, encoded by the coding sequence ATGAAATTCGGAACCAAAGCTATTCACGCGGGCTTAGAGCCTGATCCCGCTACCGGAGCCATCATGACTCCTATTTATCAAACCACCACCTTTGTGCAGGAATCTCCCGGAAAACATAAGGGCTATGCTTATGCGCGTGGCAAGAATCCTACACGTGTGGCGTTGGAAAAAAACATTGCTGCTTTGGAAGAAGGAAAACATGGACTTTGTTTCAGCAGCGGAATGGCGGCTACCGATGCCGTAATGAAACTGCTGCGCCCTGGGGATGAGGTCATTACCGGTGATGATTTATATGGTGGATCTTATCGCATGTTTACCAAGGTCTTCGCTAACTATGGTATCAAGTTTCATTTCATTGATATGACGAATCTGTCGAAGATTCGGGTGCAGGTCAACCAGAACACCAAACTGATTTGGGTAGAGACCCCCACCAATCCAACGATGCAGATTATTGATATTGCTGGAACGGCTCAAATCGCGAAGGAGAATAAAATACTCCTCGCGGTGGACAATACTTTTGCATCTCCTTATCTTCAAAACCCTTTGCTTTTAGGAGCAGACATCGTGATGCATTCAGTTACCAAATATTTGGGCGGACATAGCGATGTAGTGATGGGTGCGTTGGTGATGAATGATGATAAACTGTATGAGCAACTGGCCTTCATTCACAACTCCTGCGGTGCCACACCCGGCCCTATGGATTCCTTTCTTGTGCTGCGCGGCATCAAGACTTTACACTTGCGCATGGAGCGTCATTGCTACAACGGGAAAATCATTGCCGAATATCTCAAAACTCATCCCAAAATCTCCAAGGTGTACTGGCCCGGTTTCCCGGATCATCCGAATCACGAGATTGCCAAAAAACAAATGAAGGATTTCGGAGGTATGATTTCCATTGTTTTTAAAGATACTTCGATCGAAGAAACCTTCCGTATCGCTTCTTCTTTCAAAGTGTTCGCTCTTGCCGAATCCTTAGGAGGAGTAGAATCTTTGGTGAATCATCCCGTAACTATGACCCATGCTTCTATACCAAAAGAAGAAAGAGAAAGAGTGGGAGTGGTAGATAATCTCTTGCGCCTCAGTGTGGGGGTTGAAGATGTGGAAGATTTGCTGGAAGACTTGAAACAGGCTTTGGGCTAA
- the hemW gene encoding radical SAM family heme chaperone HemW has translation MAGIYIHIPFCKQACSYCNFYFSTSLSNKERFLESLHREIALSKDYLDQEKIETIYFGGGTPSLLSHLEMASIIREIERHHDISSLQEFTIEANPDDLSLAKIKEFGSLKSLGLNRFSIGVQSFFDEDLDYMNRVHNSEEALSSIRRVQDAGFENITIDLIYGTPTLNDERWHQNLEKTFDLNIPHISSYALTVEAKTTLENKIKKGIATPVDEEQSARQFQTLMEEMRKAGYEQYEISNFAKDKKYAVHNSNYWFGKKYLGLGPSAHSFNEMSRQWNIPNNIQYINSIRNGKIPHELELLTEAQKVNEHIMTSLRTIWGLNISGFEFVSKEHQSAITDSIRQEIKKLDASLYSLNNSILTLTDAGKLFADKIAASLFIS, from the coding sequence GTGGCAGGTATCTACATTCATATTCCTTTTTGTAAACAGGCCTGCAGCTATTGCAATTTCTATTTCAGCACTTCACTTTCCAATAAGGAAAGGTTTCTGGAATCCCTGCATCGCGAGATAGCACTTAGCAAGGATTATCTCGATCAAGAAAAAATAGAGACTATTTACTTTGGAGGAGGCACTCCTTCATTGCTCAGTCATCTAGAAATGGCATCTATTATCCGCGAGATTGAACGGCATCATGATATTTCTTCCCTTCAAGAGTTCACCATCGAAGCCAATCCAGATGATTTAAGTTTAGCGAAAATCAAGGAGTTCGGCTCCTTAAAGAGTTTGGGGTTAAATCGCTTTTCGATTGGGGTACAATCTTTTTTCGATGAAGATTTGGATTATATGAATCGCGTCCATAATAGCGAAGAGGCACTTTCTTCCATCCGTCGAGTACAGGATGCTGGTTTTGAAAACATCACCATTGATCTGATTTATGGAACGCCCACCTTGAATGATGAGCGATGGCATCAAAATCTCGAAAAGACATTTGATTTAAACATTCCACATATTTCTTCTTATGCCCTGACGGTAGAAGCCAAAACCACTCTGGAGAATAAAATCAAAAAAGGGATAGCCACACCGGTGGATGAGGAACAGTCAGCACGACAGTTCCAAACTCTCATGGAGGAAATGAGAAAAGCCGGTTATGAGCAGTATGAGATATCCAACTTTGCCAAGGACAAGAAATATGCCGTCCACAACTCCAACTATTGGTTTGGGAAAAAGTATCTGGGATTGGGTCCCTCGGCTCATTCGTTTAATGAGATGTCGCGGCAATGGAACATTCCTAACAACATTCAATACATCAACAGTATAAGGAATGGCAAAATTCCGCATGAACTAGAACTGCTCACCGAGGCCCAAAAAGTGAATGAACATATCATGACTTCGCTCAGAACAATTTGGGGATTAAATATCTCGGGCTTTGAATTTGTATCGAAGGAACACCAATCAGCTATTACTGATTCTATTAGGCAGGAGATAAAAAAGCTAGATGCCTCGCTTTATTCTTTAAATAATTCGATCCTGACTTTGACGGATGCAGGCAAACTGTTCGCTGATAAAATTGCGGCATCACTTTTCATTTCCTGA
- a CDS encoding BamA/TamA family outer membrane protein, giving the protein MRGIFAILLLLNLSQAFGQGEYSLNVVSADQSDGFFKKQFSYKVHFKDSLQAKQEAVSLLNKIRTLGYVAASIDSMHIDSLQVSAYLYIGERFQNAYIENGNADLSLLSGAGVKGYVTAGRPISVAQIEKMKANILSECENSGYPFASVQLDSFQLEQDGFSAKLFIEKNEQIRYDTLKILGKTKTKYVFLKNYLGIKIGKPYNESNIQRIHQRLRELQFVEAIQPHTVEFLNGKARINLFLKDKRSSQFDFLLGFLPGSSGQKLLITGDARLHLFSLFGVGEEFFFKWQKLQPKTQTLDIKFVYPYLIGLPLGINAVFQLYKKDTAFVDIAGDYGIQYQIIGSNYLKASLKQKTTIITYVDTAYIKANKRLPNNLDVSSNEFALQYFLQKLDYRFNPTSGYQLTVEGSAGARKIKKNNTVANLPDESSGRNFSYLYDTIKLKTFQFRIGLAIEKYWRLASRHTIKTSFDGKYLYAPTIFFNEKYRLGGMNSLRGFDDQSIFTPYYAMANLEYRFLLSKNSYFSTFFNAAMVEDARAGKGPFDFPFGFGAGGAIETKVGLFGITYAMGKQLDNKLSFKSGKIHFGYVNYF; this is encoded by the coding sequence ATGCGAGGCATTTTTGCTATTCTGTTACTACTAAATCTGAGCCAGGCTTTTGGTCAGGGTGAGTATTCTTTGAATGTAGTATCAGCAGACCAATCTGATGGCTTTTTCAAAAAACAGTTTTCTTATAAAGTCCATTTCAAAGATTCCTTACAAGCAAAACAAGAGGCTGTTAGCTTGCTGAATAAAATTAGGACTTTGGGGTATGTTGCGGCATCTATTGATAGTATGCATATAGACAGCCTCCAAGTATCTGCCTACCTATATATAGGAGAGAGGTTTCAAAATGCCTACATAGAAAACGGGAACGCTGATCTTTCTCTTTTGTCGGGTGCCGGAGTGAAAGGATATGTAACAGCCGGGCGCCCCATATCGGTTGCGCAGATTGAAAAGATGAAGGCAAACATTCTGAGTGAATGTGAAAACAGCGGCTACCCCTTTGCTTCGGTCCAATTGGATAGTTTTCAATTGGAGCAAGATGGTTTTTCAGCCAAACTGTTCATCGAGAAGAATGAACAGATTCGTTATGACACTCTTAAAATATTAGGGAAAACAAAAACCAAGTATGTATTTCTAAAGAATTACCTCGGCATCAAAATAGGAAAGCCCTATAATGAAAGCAACATCCAGCGGATTCATCAACGACTGCGTGAGTTGCAGTTTGTCGAAGCCATTCAACCGCATACTGTAGAATTCCTGAACGGCAAAGCACGAATCAATTTGTTTCTGAAAGACAAACGGTCCAGTCAATTCGATTTCCTCCTGGGCTTTTTGCCGGGGTCTTCCGGACAAAAGCTTCTAATAACTGGCGATGCCCGCCTTCACCTGTTTAGTTTGTTTGGTGTCGGCGAGGAGTTTTTTTTCAAATGGCAGAAACTGCAACCCAAAACCCAGACACTAGACATCAAATTTGTGTATCCATATTTGATTGGTTTGCCTTTGGGTATCAATGCCGTTTTTCAACTTTACAAAAAAGATACAGCCTTTGTAGATATAGCCGGCGATTATGGAATTCAATATCAAATTATCGGGAGTAATTACCTGAAAGCATCACTGAAACAAAAGACCACCATCATTACCTATGTGGACACAGCCTATATTAAAGCCAACAAGAGACTTCCCAATAATCTCGATGTCAGCTCTAATGAATTTGCCTTACAATATTTTCTTCAGAAACTGGATTATCGGTTTAACCCTACCTCCGGCTATCAGTTGACGGTCGAGGGCTCTGCTGGAGCCAGAAAAATCAAAAAGAATAATACCGTAGCCAACTTGCCCGACGAATCTTCAGGAAGGAACTTTAGCTATCTGTATGACACCATTAAATTGAAGACATTTCAATTTCGTATAGGATTGGCTATTGAAAAGTATTGGAGGTTGGCATCCAGACATACCATCAAAACTTCTTTCGATGGCAAGTATTTGTACGCCCCGACAATTTTCTTTAATGAAAAATACCGGCTGGGCGGCATGAACTCATTGCGCGGATTTGATGATCAATCTATTTTTACCCCCTATTATGCTATGGCCAATCTGGAATACCGGTTTCTGCTTTCGAAGAATTCTTACTTTAGTACGTTCTTCAATGCAGCGATGGTCGAAGATGCTCGGGCCGGCAAAGGTCCGTTTGATTTTCCGTTCGGATTTGGCGCTGGTGGAGCAATAGAAACAAAAGTAGGACTCTTTGGAATTACTTATGCTATGGGAAAACAATTAGACAATAAGCTTTCTTTCAAGTCGGGGAAAATTCATTTCGGATACGTCAATTATTTTTAG
- a CDS encoding DUF4271 domain-containing protein: MKIFLLSLFMGCVFFANAQTTLTISPPEVSDSMQVDSNHLDSILNQQYVDLANERSSWLQSEKDHLADVQQVMQPRKNIGIVIILLIGLSAITYLKIAFGKQLEELFQSLINFNIAQQIFRTKSEELTMSSIILHANFIIVSALFAYFILTGEAQQSNSQYYSAIAFLIFLFTLFYLAKIFLLKFIGIVFELKNETDEYIFHFTTISKTLGLTLFPALFVLVFAPKHFIKVVMILSAIIFAAFFFLLLLRGLSTAGKILYRNIYHFIVYVCVVEVSMMFLLFKLLTKTIN, from the coding sequence TTGAAAATATTTCTCCTTTCTCTTTTTATGGGTTGTGTGTTTTTTGCCAATGCTCAAACTACTTTGACCATCTCACCGCCAGAGGTCTCAGACTCCATGCAGGTGGACTCGAATCATTTAGATTCGATCCTAAATCAGCAATATGTTGATTTAGCAAACGAAAGGTCGTCTTGGCTTCAGTCAGAGAAAGACCATCTGGCCGATGTGCAACAGGTGATGCAGCCGAGAAAAAATATCGGGATAGTAATCATACTACTGATAGGACTCTCTGCTATTACCTATCTAAAGATTGCTTTTGGAAAGCAATTAGAGGAACTGTTTCAATCGCTAATAAACTTCAACATTGCGCAGCAGATTTTCAGAACGAAATCAGAAGAACTCACGATGTCTTCTATTATCCTCCATGCAAATTTTATTATCGTATCTGCCCTGTTCGCATATTTTATTTTAACCGGTGAAGCACAGCAAAGTAATTCCCAATACTATTCAGCCATTGCATTTTTGATTTTTTTATTCACATTATTTTATCTCGCCAAGATATTTTTGTTGAAGTTTATTGGAATCGTCTTTGAGCTAAAAAATGAAACCGACGAATATATTTTTCACTTCACCACTATTTCAAAAACATTAGGACTGACGCTGTTCCCTGCTCTTTTTGTTTTAGTGTTTGCACCAAAACATTTTATAAAAGTGGTGATGATATTATCAGCAATTATTTTTGCTGCCTTTTTCTTCCTGCTGCTTTTAAGAGGGTTATCCACAGCAGGAAAAATCTTGTATAGAAATATCTATCACTTTATTGTTTACGTTTGTGTTGTGGAAGTATCAATGATGTTTCTACTTTTCAAATTGTTAACCAAAACAATTAACTAA